The Geovibrio ferrireducens genomic interval CCTGAAGCTTACCGCCTGTCATATCTCCGTCTGCTGCGGATATTTTCTGTATCACACTGTTAAGGTTGTCTTTGTCAGGGTCAATGTCTATATCGTATGTGCCTGCCACGTCTCCTGCGGAGTCGTAAACTGTTATCCTGACAGTGCCTTTTGTAACCTGAGCAGTGGGGAACGAACCCGCCTCCTGAGAAAAAACAAAGGAAGGGTTAGGAACTCCGTTGGTGGATGTTATCTGTGTGAACCTGTTAACCCCCTGACCCAGAGAGTGTATTCTGTTGGTTTCGTTTATGAGGGTTACGGCCAGTTCATCAATCTGCTTCATATAGCCTGGTATTATTTCGTCTCTGGCTTTCAGTTCAGCACCCATCGCACCGCCAGTTATGAAGGAAGTGAGGTCAGTCTGCCCTTTGGTGTCCACAGATGTTCCCCAGGTTATTTTGTAATGTCCGTCGTTGCTTTCATCGCTTTCTGCAAAGAGCTTGTAGCTTACCTTATCATCCACAAGTGCGCTTCCGCCGAGATACACAGTGACCTGACCGTTGTTTTTCTCGTGTACGCTTACGTTTGCCAGTTCGGAAAGTCTGGACAATATCTGGTCTCTCTGGTCGCGGTAATCATTTGCCGTGTTGCCGAGAGACTCTATCTTGGCTATTTCGCCGTTAATTTTTGCCAGAGCTTCTGAAAGCTGGTTTATCTCATTTACATAGGCGGAGATATTGTAGTCGGACTCTTTTCTGAAACTTTCAAGCTGGTTGTAGCTGCTCTGGATTTTCTGTGTGAGCGTGTTGGTTGTTTCAACGAGGTTGACCCTCTTGACCATGGCTTCTGTCGACTGATCCGTCGGGTTATTGGCAAAGTCGCTCCATGCATTAAAGTAGTCTTTCAGGGCCTCACCCAGTCCGGAACCGTCCTCAAGCTCATTGAAATACACAGTAACCTTGGAGAGCGTGGTCTGCACCGATGTGTAGAAGCTGAGCTGCGACTGCCCGTTGCGTATGCTTTCGGCAAGGATTTCGTCATATACCCTTGTTATGGACGTAATCTGAACGCCGCGTCCGTAAACATTGGAACCGCTTATATTCGGTGTCTGGGTGGTGAGGCTCACAGTCTGCCTTGAGTAACCGGCAGTGTTGATGTTGGCTATGTTGTGGCCTGTTACGTCTATACCGGCCTGAGATGCCATAAGACCTGAGATGCCGCTGTTGAATATGCCGAAAATGTTGGACATGGCGTTCTCCTATCCTCTTCTGTCAACCAGGGAGTTGATGCCTCTGGGCTTTCCGTGGGTGCTGTAGGTGCTGCCTGCGGTGATGCCCAGCTTGTCGAAAAAGTCGTTAACAAGGCTTATGTTTGTTCTGTAGAGGATTTTGAGAGCGAGGTTTTCGTCATTAAGCCTGTGCATTACGTTTTTCAGATTATTGCGTACCTGGCTGAATTCCTGTCTGAGTTCCGCCTCGTTCGTGAGGTCTATAATTTCTGACAGGGATATTTCATCCCTGCCTTCATCCATGCTGATTTTTTTGATTATAGTGCGTCTGGCTTCTTCAAGGAGCTTTTCCTTGTATACAAGGGTATCCTTACGCTTGGTGAGCTCCAGCGTATCGTCAACATTCCATCTGGATACAGCTTCTTTCTCAAGAGCCATAACAGACGCAAGCTCAGAATAAAGCTCGCACTGCGATTTCAGTATATCAAGAAGGTTTCTGAATTTGTCCATCCCTTGCCTCCATATGCGGGGGTTTGAGATGTGCGGGAAAGGGCTGTTTTAGAAAATATCGTCTATGGCCGCATTGACGACTTTTTCCGCAACCTGCTTACCGGAAACCTCATAGGTTCCGTTTTCGATTTTGCCGCGGATTTCGTTCACAAGGTCAATGCGTATGTCGGAAGCCGCTTTAAGCTTCTTGGAAACGGCAACTGCTTCTTTTGCACCGGAGGACAAGGATACACTGTCAGTTTCGGCAGATTTTTTAGCAGCGGAAGATTCGCTCTTCTTTGCTTTTGCCTGTTCAGACTGTTCAGTTTTTTTCAGCGAGAGGCTGATTTTATCTTCGATCCTCATTTTAATGCTCCTCCGATGTCTTATATATCGGCAGATTACATCCCGACTTTAGCAGTATTTGCCTTTTGTTTCCAGTGAAACTTGCCTTTCACGCAATCTCGTTCTTAGTTACTAAATAGCAACGTTTATGCCAGTGTCTTTTCTGTTGCCGATCAGCGATTTTCCGCTGTTGTAGGGGTTTTTGAGATCAGTTTTCTTTTCCCCGTGGTAATTGTTTCCCTGATCCGATCCGGGAAGATATTTCTGCATCTGCTCAAAAAGCATGTCGCCTATGCCCCCTTTGGACTCGGCGGCTGCCTTCTTTGACATTTCAGTATCAAGCATTTCGGTGAAGTATTTTTCCCCGGCGCTTTTCTTAACCAGATCTGATTCCATAGTGGCTTTACGCATGGTTTTGTAGATCATGTCGTAAAACATTGCCTCGAAGTCCTGGCAGACCTCTTTCAGCCTTTTTTCCTGATCAATAGTGGTGTAGCCGTCAAAGCTTTTGGCTTCCCTTACCGTTTCGGCGAACATTACATCACCTCCAGCTCACCGTGCAGAGCACCGGCTGAGTTGATGGCCTGAAGAACCGAAATGAGGTCTCTGGGGGTTACGCCTATGGAGTTCAGCGCCTTCACAAGGTCGCTTATGCTTATGCCTTCGGGAACAACCATCAGCTTATTAGGCTCTTCCTGAACCTGAATATTGGTTGTTTCCGTTCTTGTTTCCTCAAAAGGGTTGAAAAGGTTGCGCTCTGTATCAACCGTGCTGCTTATAGTTATAGTGAGATTTCCGTGTGAGACCGCCACAGTGCTTATCCGCACGTCCGCGCCCATCACTATTGTTCCCGTGCGCTCATCAACAACTACCTTGGCCTTGCCCGCGGGTTCGACCGGTACGCTGAGAACCGAGTCCATGAAGTCGTAAAAATTGGTGCGGAAAACATCAGGTATGTCCACCTTGATGCTGGTGGGGGAGGTTATTACCGCCACATCAGAGCCGATGTATGCGTTGATGGCATCCTTTGCCCTTACCACGTTTGTCATGTTGTATGTATTGAAGGCTATTTCAAAGAAGTTGGTGTTCATCTGGAAGTCTATCTCGCGTTCGACCAGTGCGCCGTTGGGTATCATACCCACTGTCGGGTGGTTTTTTACGGCTCCTGCACCGCCGGAGGAAACATTCATCCCTCCCACGGAGATGGGTCCCTGAGCCACGGCGTATGTCTGTCCGTTTGCGGCGGAAAGGGGTGTCATAAGCAGTGTTCCCCCCT includes:
- the flgM gene encoding flagellar biosynthesis anti-sigma factor FlgM, which gives rise to MRIEDKISLSLKKTEQSEQAKAKKSESSAAKKSAETDSVSLSSGAKEAVAVSKKLKAASDIRIDLVNEIRGKIENGTYEVSGKQVAEKVVNAAIDDIF
- a CDS encoding rod-binding protein; translated protein: MFAETVREAKSFDGYTTIDQEKRLKEVCQDFEAMFYDMIYKTMRKATMESDLVKKSAGEKYFTEMLDTEMSKKAAAESKGGIGDMLFEQMQKYLPGSDQGNNYHGEKKTDLKNPYNSGKSLIGNRKDTGINVAI
- a CDS encoding flagella synthesis protein FlgN — its product is MDKFRNLLDILKSQCELYSELASVMALEKEAVSRWNVDDTLELTKRKDTLVYKEKLLEEARRTIIKKISMDEGRDEISLSEIIDLTNEAELRQEFSQVRNNLKNVMHRLNDENLALKILYRTNISLVNDFFDKLGITAGSTYSTHGKPRGINSLVDRRG
- a CDS encoding flagellar basal body P-ring protein FlgI, producing the protein MKKIAVILLVFFISLQASANVKIRDLVNVKGIRDNQLIGYGLVVGLNGTGDKTGTEFTIQSLVNMLERMGITVNKDDVKVKNVAAVMVTAKLSAFAKNGSKTDVVVSSIGDAKSLEGGTLLMTPLSAANGQTYAVAQGPISVGGMNVSSGGAGAVKNHPTVGMIPNGALVEREIDFQMNTNFFEIAFNTYNMTNVVRAKDAINAYIGSDVAVITSPTSIKVDIPDVFRTNFYDFMDSVLSVPVEPAGKAKVVVDERTGTIVMGADVRISTVAVSHGNLTITISSTVDTERNLFNPFEETRTETTNIQVQEEPNKLMVVPEGISISDLVKALNSIGVTPRDLISVLQAINSAGALHGELEVM
- the flgK gene encoding flagellar hook-associated protein FlgK, whose protein sequence is MSNIFGIFNSGISGLMASQAGIDVTGHNIANINTAGYSRQTVSLTTQTPNISGSNVYGRGVQITSITRVYDEILAESIRNGQSQLSFYTSVQTTLSKVTVYFNELEDGSGLGEALKDYFNAWSDFANNPTDQSTEAMVKRVNLVETTNTLTQKIQSSYNQLESFRKESDYNISAYVNEINQLSEALAKINGEIAKIESLGNTANDYRDQRDQILSRLSELANVSVHEKNNGQVTVYLGGSALVDDKVSYKLFAESDESNDGHYKITWGTSVDTKGQTDLTSFITGGAMGAELKARDEIIPGYMKQIDELAVTLINETNRIHSLGQGVNRFTQITSTNGVPNPSFVFSQEAGSFPTAQVTKGTVRITVYDSAGDVAGTYDIDIDPDKDNLNSVIQKISAADGDMTGGKLQASIAMDNSIKISTEAGYTFAFTEDTSNLLVAAGLNSYFSGTGASDIQLSSLIKDNNLYIAAGYSGAEGDNKAAEALANLKYTKVFKDQGVTIDGFYSYFVATLASEKAQVDTFVSTVTYSLSELQLKLEEIQGVSMDEELTNLMRFQRSYEASARFITTVDSMIDKLINGTGLVGR